Proteins from a single region of Sesamum indicum cultivar Zhongzhi No. 13 linkage group LG5, S_indicum_v1.0, whole genome shotgun sequence:
- the LOC105161968 gene encoding pectinesterase encodes MATLKCIVVLVLAISTLSVGQSRAAKDGYVRNQCLYTRFPALCVQTLTGLGPGNRTVDVLSALVNRTISESRLPDHSLISSHFVSPGAQPTRMAVDECNELMEMSLKRLNQALDLLQKSPSKHKVDVQTLLSAALTFQQTCKDAIEEHVPSNLYIEEIYKKMDYLSELVSNPLALVNRIAGNPTGKSPPGRRLLARPVFPDWVSARDRKLLQSSEIKADVVVAKDGSGNFKTVSEAIEAASGGRRFVIYVKSGTYNEKINTNKDGITLIGDGKYSTIITGGSSVAKGSSLRGSATFTITGDGFIARDIGFENTAGPEGHQAVALTISSDNSVLYRCSIAGYQDTLYALALRQFYRECDVYGTVDFIFGNAAAVFQSCNLVLRRPRSGGAFNAILANGRSDPGQNTGFSVQNCKITVGSDFSPVRDKYNSYLGRPWKPYSRAVVMQSNIDGEISARGWVEWEGAGGSTYKTLYFAEYENMGPGAETSGRVNWPGFHVIGTPEATKFTVASFIGGNSWLPSTGVTFVAGLH; translated from the exons ATGGCAACCTTAAAATGCATTGTTGTTTTGGTTTTAGCAATATCAACTTTGAGTGTAGGGCAGTCCAGGGCAGCAAAGGATGGTTACGTGAGAAATCAATGTTTGTACACAAGGTTTCCAGCTTTGTGTGTCCAAACCCTGACAGGTTTAGGGCCAGGGAATCGAACAGTTGATGTCCTGTCTGCACTTGTTAACAGGACAATCTCCGAGTCCCGCCTGCCTGATCACAGCCTCATCAGCTCCCATTTTGTCTCCCCCGGGGCTCAACCCACCCGGATGGCTGTCG ATGAATGCAACGAACTCATGGAAATGTCGCTCAAAAGGCTTAACCAGGCGCTAGATTTGCTTCAAAAATCTCCCAGCAAGCACAAGGTCGATGTCCAAACGTTGCTCAGTGCAGCGCTAACATTCCAACAGACTTGCAAGGACGCAATCGAGGAGCATGTGCCCTCAAATTTGTACATTGAAGaaatttacaagaaaatggaCTATCTTTCTGAACTGGTTAGCAACCCGCTGGCTCTGGTGAACAGAATCGCTGGAAACCCGACAGGCAAATCTCCTCCAGGGCGCCGGCTTCTTGCACGACCAGTTTTTCCCGATTGGGTATCGGCCAGGGACAGAAAATTGCTCCAAAGTAGTGAAATAAAAGCAGATGTTGTGGTTGCGAAAGATGGGAGTGGGAACTTCAAAACAGTCTCCGAGGCGATCGAGGCTGCCAGTGGAGGTCGTCGTTTCGTGATATATGTGAAGTCTGGTACTTATAATGAGAAAATCAACACGAACAAAGATGGGATTACCTTAATTGGTGATGGAAAATACTCTACTATCATCACTGGAGGTAGTAGTGTAGCCAAGGGCTCTTCTCTACGAGGATCAGCCACCTTCA CAATCACTGGGGATGGCTTCATAGCACGGGATATCGGCTTTGAAAACACGGCAGGCCCTGAAGGCCATCAAGCAGTGGCGCTAACCATCTCCTCAGACAATTCCGTGCTATACCGATGCAGCATCGCCGGTTACCAGGACACGCTCTATGCACTCGCCCTTCGTCAATTTTATCGTGAGTGCGACGTTTACGGCACTGTGGACTTCATATTCGGCAACGCTGCTGCCGTGTTCCAGAGTTGTAATCTGGTCCTCCGCCGCCCACGTAGCGGCGGCGCCTTCAATGCAATCCTGGCGAACGGGCGCAGCGATCCAGGACAGAACACGGGCTTCTCAGTTCAAAACTGTAAGATCACAGTCGGGTCCGACTTTTCCCCCGTCAGAGACAAGTACAACTCCTATCTGGGTAGGCCCTGGAAACCGTACTCCAGGGCGGTGGTCATGCAGTCGAATATCGACGGGGAGATCTCGGCCCGGGGCTGGGTGGAGTGGGAGGGCGCCGGCGGGTCCACGTACAAAACACTGTATTTTGCTGAGTACGAGAATATGGGGCCTGGAGCCGAGACTTCCGGCAGGGTGAACTGGCCTGGATTTCATGTCATCGGTACGCCGGAGGCCACGAAATTCACGGTTGCTAGTTTCATTGGTGGGAATTCCTGGTTGCCTTCAACTGGGGTCACTTTCGTTGCGGGCCTCCATTGa
- the LOC105161969 gene encoding pectinesterase: MAFQDFDLISQRRQEERRQKKKKIIIAVTLSVLILLIAAAAVAVVLHQNNQDVNTKESHKDPPKPKAVASDEKSDEKNEKVVKTVCATTDYQKTCEESLLKSIKSVNPSSTSLHENILRAAFSAASDEIDKAVKKASDLKFNGPLKKKAFEDCLELLEDAKEELNSSSAFIKGKDMGKLSSITPEINNWLSAVLTYQQTCIDGFPDGEEKTSMQKLLNTSKEHGSNALAIVAELSTTLKTVQSQRKLLGMDEAGFPAWMGHHEYRRALKADATKFTPNVTVAKDGSGNFTTIAAALKAMPEKYTGRYVIYIKEGVYDENVIITKKMVNVTMYGVGSQKSIITGSKNYVDGVPTYQTASFAAIGDGFMAQSLGFRNTAGPEKHQAVALRVQSDRSIFLNCRMEGYQDSLYAQTHRQFYRGCYITGTIDFIFGNAAAVFQNCLIYVRKPMANQQNIVTAQGRTDKRQTTGIVLQNCRILAADTLKPEKAKFKSYLGRPWKEYSRTIIMETEIGDFIQAEGWMEWEGDFALKTLYYAEFNNKGPGSSTSGRVKWPGYKTIKKEEALEFTVGPFLQGESWIKNADVPVRFGMSG; encoded by the exons ATGGCATTTCAAGATTTCGACCTGATTTCCCAGCGCCGGCAGGAAGAACGTCgacagaagaagaagaagatcaTAATCGCTGTCACGTTGTCTGTCCTAATCCTCCTCATTGCTGCCGCTGCAGTGGCCGTCGTCCTCCACCAGAACAACCAGGACGTGAACACCAAGGAAAGCCACAAGGACCCTCCAAAGCCCAAAGCCGTCGCTTCGGACGAGAAGTCGGACGAGAAGAATGAAAAGGTTGTGAAAACGGTCTGCGCCACCACCGACTACCAGAAAACCTGCGAAGAAAGCCTCCTCAAGTCCATCAAGTCCGTGAATCCAAGTTCCACCAGTCTGCATGAGAATATCCTCCGGGCTGCATTCTCTGCAGCCTCTGATGAGATCGATAAGGCCGTCAAGAAAGCGTCGGACCTCAAATTCAACGGCCCATTGAAGAAGAAGGCGTTCGAGGACTGTTTAGAGCTCCTGGAGGATGCCAAGGAGGAACTCAACAGCTCTTCTGCATTCATTAAAGGGAAAGATATGGGAAAGCTGTCATCCATAACACCTGAGATAAACAATTGGCTCAGCGCCGTGTTGACTTATCAGCAAACGTGCATCGACGGGTTCCCTGACGGGGAAGAGAAGACTTCTATGCAGAAGCTTTTGAACACTTCTAAGGAACACGGCAGCAATGCTCTTGCAATTGTCGCTGAACTTTCCACCACCCTTAAAACAGTTCAATCGCAACGGAAACTTTTGGGCATGGATGAAGCTGGATTCCCTGCATGGATGGGTCACCACGAGTACCGGAGGGCGCTTAAAGCTGATGCGACAAAATTTACTCCAAATGTAACGGTGGCAAAAGACGGTAGCGGCAATTTTACTACCATTGCTGCAGCTTTGAAGGCGATGCCTGAGAAATACACGGGACG ATACGTGATTTACATCAAAGAAGGCGTGTATGATGAAAATGTTATCATTACCAAGAAAATGGTAAATGTTACAATGTACGGTGTGGGTTCGCAGAAGAGCATCATCACTGGAAGCAAGAACTATGTAGATGGAGTACCAACATATCAGACTGCTTCGTTTG CTGCTATAGGAGATGGATTCATGGCTCAATCCCTGGGGTTCAGAAACACTGCTGGCCCGGAAAAGCATCAGGCAGTGGCACTCAGAGTTCAATCAGATCGATCAATCTTCCTTAACTGCAGAATGGAAGGGTACCAGGACAGCCTGTACGCTCAAACACACCGACAGTTCTACCGAGGCTGCTACATCACGGGCACCATCGACTTCATCTTCGGCAACGCAGCAGCCGTCTTCCAGAACTGCCTAATCTACGTGCGGAAGCCAATGGCAAACCAGCAGAACATCGTGACGGCCCAAGGCCGGACTGACAAGAGGCAAACGACAGGAATCGTGCTACAAAACTGCCGTATTCTGGCAGCCGACACCCTGAAGCCTGAGAAGGCTAAGTTCAAGAGCTACCTCGGCAGACCCTGGAAGGAGTACTCGAGGACTATTATCATGGAAACAGAAATCGGCGATTTCATTCAGGCGGAGGGATGGATGGAGTGGGAGGGAGATTTCGCACTGAAAACTCTGTATTACGCGGAATTCAACAATAAGGGGCCGGGGTCGAGCACGTCGGGGAGGGTGAAGTGGCCTGGCTACAAAACTATCAAGAAGGAGGAGGCCCTGGAATTTACAGTGGGTCCGTTCTTGCAGGGCGAAAGCTGGATCAAGAATGCTGATGTCCCTGTGCGTTTCGGGATGTCTGGTTGA
- the LOC105161970 gene encoding pectinesterase/pectinesterase inhibitor PPE8B, which produces MGGSPLLKTLFLVVLLCASFTAGKSSSSDFVPSEYLGVPASEFVGTVRSTINIIGQVISMVSQFAGGFGDFRLTNAISDCLDLMDLSMDQLSWTLSVSQNPNGKDNSTGNVGADMKTWLSGALINQDTCKEGLDGTNSIVKNLIAGSLDQVTSLVYDILSNVKTTPTTPPKGSPSSGPGGGKGSGSGGGGGGRGGRKLIADDHQFPKWLRSHDRNLLQAANGAMADVVVAADGTGNFTSIKDAVQAAPEYSTRRFVIYLKRGVYKEYVEISKKKWNIMMIGDGVNVTVISGNRNFIDGWTTYRSATFAVKGQGFIARDITFENTAGPEKHQAVAFRSDSDLSVLYRCSIRGYQDTLYAHSQRQFYRECIITGTVDFIFGDGAVVFQNCQIQARKGLPNQKNTITAQGRKEPVENTGFSIQFCNISAEPGVSNSTQTYLGRPWKLYSRTVIMQSYISNAVRPEGWLEWNGDFALNTLFYGEYMNYGPGSGLGARVKWPGYRVFNSSAEANNFTVSQFIIGNTWLPSTGVRYTAGLGV; this is translated from the exons ATGGGAGGATCTCCTTTGCTGAAAACACTGTTCCTGGTGGTGCTTTTGTGTGCTTCTTTCACTGCTGGGAAGTCGTCGTCGTCGGACTTTGTTCCCTCGGAGTATTTGGGAGTTCCGGCGTCGGAGTTTGTGGGGACTGTGAGGTCTACTATAAACATAATCGGGCAGGTTATTTCGATGGTGTCGCAGTTCGCCGGAGGGTTCGGTGACTTCCGGCTGACGAATGCAATTTCCGACTGCCTTGATTTGATGGATCTCTCGATGGACCAGTTGAGCTGGACGCTCTCTGTATCTCAGAATCCGAATG GCAAAGACAATAGCACCGGCAACGTGGGTGCTGACATGAAAACGTGGCTGAGTGGAGCACTCATCAATCAAGATACCTGCAAGGAAGGCCTTGATGGCACAAACAGCATTGTCAAGAATTTGATTGCTGGCAGCCTAGACCAAGTGACCTCATTAGTATATGATATTCTTTCCAATGTGAAGACAACTCCGACTACCCCACCTAAGGGTTCCCCGTCTAGCGGCCCTGGTGGTGGTAAGGGAAGCGgcagtggtggtggtggcggtgGACGTGGTGGTAGGAAACTTATTGCTGATGATCATCAGTTTCCGAAGTGGTTGAGGTCCCATGACCGGAATCTCCTCCAGGCTGCCAACGGCGCCATGGCGGACGTGGTGGTTGCAGCTGATGGCACGGGGAATTTCACTAGCATCAAGGATGCTGTTCAGGCAGCTCCTGAGTACAGCACCAGAAGATTTGTTATATATCTTAAGAGAGGCGTTTACAAGGAGTATGTGGAGATTAGTAAGAAAAAATGGAACATTATGATGATTGGAGATGGCGTCAATGTTACAGTCATTTCTGGCAATCGCAACTTTATCGATGGCTGGACCACTTACCGCTCTGCGACATTTG CCGTTAAAGGACAAGGATTCATAGCACGGGACATAACATTCGAGAACACGGCAGGCCCCGAAAAGCACCAGGCCGTTGCCTTCCGGTCCGACTCCGACCTGTCAGTTCTATACCGTTGTTCCATCAGGGGATACCAGGACACATTGTACGCCCACTCCCAGCGCCAGTTCTACAGGGAATGCATAATCACCGGGACTGTCGACTTCATATTCGGAGATGGTGCCGTTGTATTCCAGAACTGCCAAATCCAGGCCCGGAAAGGCCTCCCCAATCAGAAAAACACGATCACAGCTCAGGGTCGAAAAGAACCTGTCGAAAACACAGGCTTTTCCATCCAATTCTGCAACATCTCAGCTGAGCCCGGCGTATCGAATTCCACCCAGACATACCTTGGTAGGCCCTGGAAACTGTATTCTCGCACTGTTATCATGCAGTCGTACATTAGCAACGCTGTGAGGCCCGAGGGGTGGCTAGAGTGGAACGGGGATTTCGCATTGAACACGCTGTTCTATGGTGAGTATATGAACTACGGCCCAGGTTCTGGCTTGGGGGCCCGTGTTAAATGGCCCGGTTACCGTGTCTTTAATAGCTCCGCTGAAGCAAATAACTTCACGGTGTCTCAGTTCATTATTGGGAATACCTGGTTGCCTTCGACGGGAGTCAGGTACACGGCGGGCCTCGGAGTTTGA